The bacterium genome includes a window with the following:
- a CDS encoding DUF4349 domain-containing protein, which produces MDEKKGMKLSTGTIILLVVFVGIFLAMLLPRASKMTKSSRPALEKHIESIREEDKSISGYNLPQQKIIKTEEIELEVKDFREAIRKIRRIAEDMGGFVTDSEEYIGEGDYRSGSIVLRIPQDRFNKVITMIEEIGKVKHSQTKGKDVTKEYIDFQARLANQEAVKKRFLEILKEETKKFDDIIKVEQELKRIGEEIERLQGEIKYLEDQVGLSTIRVNISEPKTIVSSAFNTKEIFKNAIHEGTKNCIHLIAGLILFTITLLPLIVFAILILIVRDYWKKRKEKIEKIKEVQNEQN; this is translated from the coding sequence ATGGATGAGAAGAAAGGAATGAAACTATCAACAGGAACAATAATACTTCTTGTTGTTTTTGTGGGAATATTTCTGGCTATGTTGTTGCCGCGAGCTTCCAAGATGACAAAGAGTTCAAGACCTGCACTTGAAAAACACATAGAAAGTATAAGGGAGGAAGATAAATCTATCTCTGGCTACAATCTACCTCAACAGAAAATAATAAAGACTGAGGAGATAGAATTAGAGGTTAAGGATTTTAGAGAGGCCATAAGAAAGATAAGAAGGATAGCTGAAGATATGGGAGGATTTGTGACTGATTCAGAGGAGTATATTGGAGAGGGTGATTATAGAAGTGGTTCAATTGTCTTAAGGATTCCCCAAGATAGATTTAATAAAGTAATAACAATGATAGAAGAAATTGGCAAAGTTAAACATAGCCAAACTAAAGGAAAGGATGTTACTAAAGAATACATAGACTTTCAGGCTCGTCTTGCGAATCAAGAGGCAGTAAAGAAAAGGTTTTTGGAGATATTAAAAGAAGAAACAAAGAAGTTTGATGATATTATAAAGGTAGAACAAGAGTTAAAGCGGATTGGAGAAGAGATTGAAAGACTCCAGGGTGAGATAAAGTACCTTGAAGACCAAGTTGGATTGTCTACTATTAGGGTAAACATTTCTGAACCTAAGACTATAGTTTCATCTGCATTCAATACCAAAGAGATTTTCAAAAATGCCATTCACGAAGGAACAAAAAACTGCATTCACCTAATTGCAGGGTTAATTCTCTTTACTATAACCCTACTACCACTCATAGTTTTTGCTATATTGATCTTGATAGTCAGGGATTATTGGAAGAAAAGAAAGGAAAAAATTGAAAAAATAAAGGAGGTGCAAAATGAACAAAATTAG